gaggTAGAGAGATCAATTCGATTACAAAAATGGAGGAATTGTTTATGTGCAGAGGAGAGATCAAGATTAGGCAGAGAGATTGAGAAGGGAGATCGAGAAATAGGGATTACGTGGAAAGACTGAGAAATGGAGAGAGGATCAACGGGAAATGATTTGCTGTTAAGGGTAAAACTGGAAACTTATTTCTTGGGCTAATCTTACTGGGCTGGTTTGATGTTGGGCTttgtcctaaccattaaataaatttattatctggttttttattaagattcaaaattttaaagctcttttcattaattttccttataaaATTATCTCTAACTTTTTCTGCAGGGGCAAATTGAcgccaaaagaaaaatattgaagCAGCATGTAGATGCCCCCTCAATTAAAAACTTCTTGTGGCTGTCATCTGCAGCTTTAGCTATCAAATAATCAAAGACATCGTGCAATATTTGCAGAACTCTGAGATTATTGCTCTAATATTTGTACACATGTAACACAAATGTCTTGTGAAAAGATAGAGAAATTTGCAGAGATAATACCTGAAGAGacctatatgtatatatttttctgCTCGTATCTTTTCCTTCCAATCTAGAACTACGAATGTTTACAGACAGGTCAGTATTTAGGAGCATGCCTTTGAGGTATCGACATGAAGATAGAGTAAATTGTGCCTACTGGTTTGATattatgtgtttgttttgttgagCAGTTGTTGATGGGGATATAAAAAGACCACAGGATGAAGACATACAATCCAATGTTCTTGAAATAGTTGGGTCGAACATCCAGTCCACATGCATTACTTGCCCAACGGACCCATCAGCTACACTGAGTATAAAACTTCCGTTCCTGGTTATGATTGTAAAGAATCTGAAGAAATATTGCACATTTGAGATTCAAATTCTGGATGACAAGAATGTCAGGCGACGTTTTCGAGCTTCCAATTTTCAAGTGTGCAAGTTTGCCCGTGTTTATTGATGTTTATCAACTGCCTAATGGGTTGATCTTGTTGTtctctgttttcttcttttcttttctatttggtATTTCAGTTCAGGGAATATTCTGGTACACGATAATGCTTcttatgtttttgtataaaagatatgtatgtgtgtgtgtgtgtgtgtgtgtgtgtgtatttcgCATACAAGTCTAACCGTTTATGTTTGTCTTTTGAGATTCATTTGGCATAAAATTGGTCCTGTTGCATTCTTACTTCTTTGTTAATATTATTCATGACTGAAAATGGTAGGTAAAGTTTTGGACTAGTACCAGTAGGAGTTCTGGTGAACGTTTACTGAATAGGCACAATTTCAGATAAAACTAAAAGTGCAGGATCTTTTTCTTTTAGGACAATCTGTGAACATTTCAACAAATATTCATGGAAGGTATGTGCACAGTTAATGTAGTGAAAGACGACGGAGCTTTACCTTCAGATCGATACGTTCTCCCACTTTATTTATTTCCACATCAAATTGTGAAAATCTTGTTTCTTCTCATCCGTTTCGAGAAGATGCCAACACAAGTGCTTTCCTTTTTCATACCCCAGCTCAACATACACGAATACTCCTAAATTCAAATATGGTGAAAttataaacaattgattgatcTTATAAAACATGCATGAGGAAACAattctgtttatttatttagtgaTCTTATAAACGATTGATCGATCTTAGACAAGTTGTTTATTTATCAACTTTTCATAAACTGAAGAAACAAAAGTGAAATGGAACCCAATTTTTGTTATCTGCAGTGTTCAATAAAAGAAATATCGTTCCTGTGAAATGTGTAGTGCAGCAACCACCCACCTGTTCTAGTAACATAATGTACTGACTTCCAACAAACGCAAGCATGAGGGCAGTGCTGCAAAGAAACctgtctctccttttttttttcttttttttttctttttttttttgtggtcatCATCACCTGTTCTCACTTCAACAGCTGTGTATGTACAAAAAGAACATATCTGCACCCACTCGAAGATGGCAGCAACATGAAGAGAAGATGAAAAGGCATGTTGCTTGTATTGAAAATAAAGCAGTATAAGAGTAGAACATCATTCCAGGGGTTACCTATCCAATTGGAGGAGAACCGTATTGATACCACACTGCAAGGAGAACCATTCATGGACAACTAATTGATGGACACTAAAATCGTTGGCTTTAGATAATCCAATATTTACAGTTCCACAGTTTGCTATCCATATCAGCAAAGCTGAGAAACAGGGTAGTTTTAACATCTCAAATGTTAAAACATGAAAAGCATTTCAACCAAATGGAAAAACATCTCAAATGTTGAGCCTTAACAATAGTTTTAACATCAATTATAGAAAGCGAGAAGCGTAATTGAAAGGATGAAGATGTTAGAAATGGGAATTTACCTTCCGGTATCATGGCCATAGCATTGACAACCTCTGTGGGAGCGTCAGCAGCCTCACTTCTGAGTACTGAAACAATGGAGTCCGACTCTGAAATCGGGACAGCATTACCACTCCCTGTTGGCACCAAAAGATGCTTGCCTCAAAGATTGCCATATGACCTTATTCTTTGGTAAAGCAAACCTTTCACGTTGGAGTCGATGGACAGATCTTTTATTTTGCTCCTCAATCCATTGGCGTCCTGGACGAAAGACCGAAAAGATCTCGTCACTCATAACGCAGTAAACAGGACAATTACAAAGTTATAATTTGCATATTATGTATCTTCTATTTACTTTAGTGTTAAGAACCTCATCACAAAGGAAATTCAAAAGCCTAAGCTTTTGGGAGAAGCTTAAGGCATCATATCCATCCCCGCCTCCACTAAAACACTCTACGGGCAACACTGCGGCAGCTCCTTCATAACGGGGTCGACCTTAGAGAGTTCACCAAATCTTGGAACCATGAGCAGTTGGTGCTTGCTTGCTCTAGAGACATAACTGAAAATAAAGTTGGCATAAACCACATGTATTATTTTCACAATTAAAGCTTACTAAAAGTACTTTACACATAACTATAATACACTAGGTAGAGTTCTTTCTCCTGTATGAAGAAAAACATATAGCTATGAAATCGAACAATGGAAAACTGATCAGGCCGTCCACTTCGTCCACGCGAGAGTTCTCAAAGAACAGGTTCAGCTTGGGacttttcaatttaaaaaaaaaaatagagtaaaaagaaacaagaaaagaaaatgggattTCAAGTGACTTGGAAGTCCAGGAATGTTTTAGCACCCCAAAAAAGGGTGAACAAAATCAATTAAAAGAAGTTTAGAGCAACATTTCAATCAAATATATAATAGAACAACAGTAAGAATTACCCCTCTAAATGTTTCACAGAACTTACAAAAATTGGAGATCATTCCCCACATCCTCAGCAGCTAATGGTGCCCTGAGGTAGGGGAAGATCTAGATCAACCCCTCTGCTATCAATCCGGCGTTCTTTGACCCTGCGACACGCTCCTGCAGCCTTGCCCTTGCCCTTGGCATCATTCTGATTCACAGCACCACCATCATCTCTGCTGCTTTACAAGTTTCCATCAACTCGTCCTGCTTTGCTGCATCCGAGTACTTTACATCTTTGCTCAGAAGAGAATGCTCTTTTGGAATAATTGTGTATTCTATTCATCTCTCAAGGAGGGGTTTATATGATGTTACAATTCTATCAACaaggaaagaaataatttacataaaatcaTATTAAACTAAGAATCCCAAGATTACAGGAATATACACAAAAAGTCAACATTCCCCCTCCAGTTGGTGCATATATgtcacacatgcccaacttATGTAGGAAACTTGAAAACTTATGACTTGAAACAGCCTTTGTGAGGATATCTGCCAACTGATCTTCCGTTCTTATCGCTGGTTCCTCAATTATCTTCCTTTCCAATTTCTCTTTGATGAAGAACCGGTCAACttcaacatgctttgttctaTCATGCTGTACTGGATTATGTGCAATATCACATGCAactttattatcacaaaataatttcataggTTGATCATGTTTTATACCCAAATCCCTTAGCATAAGCTTAAGCCATAAAATTTCACAAAGCCCTAAGGTCATACCTCTGTATTCAGCTTCTGCACTAGACCGGGCAACCACATTTTGTTTCTTACTCCTCCAAGTAACCAAGTTACCCCCAACGAATGTAAAGTAACCTGATGTTGAGCGCCTGTCATCCACTGatcctgcccaatctgcatcagtaTAACCTTCAACTCTAAGATGATTATTCCTTTTAAACAAAATTCTTTTGCCTGTGCTTCCCTTCAAATATCTTAAAATCCTCATCGCTGCATTCATATGGTGTTCTCCAGGATCATGCATGTATTAACTCACTACACTCAAGGCATATGCAAGGTCTGGTCTTGTATGTGCCAAGTACATTAAACGgcctactaacctttggtatctCCCTTTGTCAACTGATACTTGATTAGGATCAACACTAAGTTTCAATCCTTCCTCTAATGATGTAGCTACTGGCTGACAAGCTGACATGCCGGTTTCGTAtaacaaatcaataatatacttcCTCTGAGACAAATAAATTCCAGAATTGCTTCTCGACACCTCAATCCCTAGAAAATATTTTAGGGATCCAaggtctttcatctcaaattctgtagACAAGTATCCTTGCAAGGCCGCACGTTCTTCTGGATCATTCCCTGTTACAaccatatcatctacatacacAATGAGTGCAGTAAGCTTCCCATTTCATCTTTTCAAAAACAGAGTATGATCGGAATTACTTTTTGTGTAACCAAATGCTCTCATAGATTTTGTGAATGTTCCAAACCATGCTCGAGGGAACTGCTTCAAACCATACAAGGATTTTTTCAACCTGCATAcctttcttttgtatttatcaGGAGCACTACATCCTGGTGGAAGATCCATCTAAATTTCTTCTGTCAAATCTCCATGCAAgaatgcattcttcacatcaaaCTGTTGTAAGGTCCAATTAAGATTTGCAGCCAAGGACAACAAAATATGAACTGTGTTGATCTTGGCCACATAGGCAAATGTATCTGTATAATCGATTCCATATTTTTTAGTGTGCCCTTTTGCTACCAGTCTTACCTTGAAACGATCCACTGTCCCATCAGCTTTGTACTTGACAGTATAgacccatttgcatcccacaGGTTTCTTGCTAGCTAGCAAGTCCATGATCTCCTGCACACTGTTAGGAATAGATACAGTAGATAATTGAAACACAAATGACTTATTTGATTCTGATAAGTGGCTGGTAGACACATAATTACCTAACGGGTATAACACATTAGATTCTTGGTTGGGTCTATTCACCGGGTACCTAGTTTTGCATTTAGGGTCAACTTCGTAAGTAAGTTTAGGAATACCTCGGTTGACACGGTTAGGGAGACAATGTCGTGGTGGAGCATCCGGGATCGAAGACGATTGATCATGGTTATTGGGCCTCAAGGGTGGTGAGACCAACTGTGAGGTAGTTGGCGACAATGAGTTGTCTAATGGTGAGGAGGTTGGCAGTGAGTTGTCCAACGGTGAGGAAGGCAATGAATTTTCTGGCGGTGTCGGCTCATCAACATTGCtttcatgtgaatgatcaccacttaACTCCAGGGCATTACCACTTAATTCCAAGTCATTCACATTATTACTTTCTTGTGAATCATCACCACTTGTTTCCAATACATCACCACTTAAATCCAAATGATTCACATCATTATGTTTTTGTGAATCATCACCACTTGTTTCCAATACATCACCACTTAAACCCAAATGATTCACATAAGGAATAGTATAATCAAGAGTTTGAACTTCTGTCTGATTCTCCCCCTGAAGTGCAGACTCTGAATGGGCAAAGTACATATCGTTTTCATGAAATGCAACATCCACAGTGACAAACAACTTTTTCGTCAGAGGATGATAGCAGCGATATACTTTTTTATTAGAGGCATACCCCATAAACACACAACATAAGGCTCGAGGTTCAAGCTTACTCCTATGCTGTTTATGGAGATGAATGAAAgccacacaaccaaaaacgtGAGGTGGAAGATTTGGAACTGCATGAGCATCAACATGTGAGGAGAGAGCCTAAAGAGGTGTCTGAAAATCAACTAATCGGGATGGAACGTGATTAATGAGATACGCAGCCGAGGTGAGAGCTTCTCGCCAATAGGATAACGAGAGATGCCCCTCGAGTAAGGAAGCATGAACAACCTCCAGAAGGTGACGATTCTTGCGCTctgcaaccccattttgttgtgaaGTGTATGGACATGTAGTTTGATGAACAATACCATGATGATCCAGAAAGGCACGAAGTTCAGAGTTCATATACTCGCCACCATTATCACTCATGAGAACCTGTATTTGTGACTTATACTGTACTTGATCCATTTTATGAAATTGCTAGAACAAGGAAGTAACTTCACTTTTTGACTTCATCAAACAAACCCAAGTCAGACGtgtgcaatcatcaacaaaagTAACGAACCAATAAGCACCACCAAATGTAGCAATTTTAGATtgtccccaaacatcagaatggATTATCATAAATGGAACAGAACTTTTTGTCAAACTGGACGGAAACGAAGTACGATGACTTTTAGCTAgttcacaaacaccacatttaaagCTAGAAACGTCATTCTTAACAAATAGGCTAGGAAACAACCTCTGTAAATAACCGAAAGAAGCATGTCCAAGTcgacgatgccacaaccaaacctTCGAAGCTTTATTCCACTCCCCCTGAGATCCTTCCACAGTAAGAGCTTGAGTCAACAGTTGGGTACTATTTAATGTCAGCTCCAAGTAGTAAAGCCTCCCTTTTCTGataccataaccaatcgtcTTGCGAGtccgaatatccttaaaaacacaaaaagaaggCCAAAAAATAACAAGACAATGTAGGGCGACGGTTATTTGAGCAACAgataataaattataatcaagAGAAGAAACAACAAGGACGATATCAAGATTAAGGGTATCTGTAAGGGAGACATCGTCTTCCCCAATAATAGGGGCAGGGTTACCATTGGCAACACTTACAACAGTTTTGGTGgatggttttagggtttgtacctgtctagaatcacaagtcatatgttcaGTGCACCggaatcaattatccatgtattaTTCGTAACAGATGCAGAAACCTTTAAAACTTTACCATCGTTGTTTGTGTGTTCAGAAGCTACCTTAGCTTTGGCAATCAATGCACACGACTCATTACAGCGGGATGACGAGTCCAGTATGTCATTTCTCCGCATGAGTTGAGTGGAACGTCTGAGGTGATTGATAGGGCCAAGATTCCAAACCAACTAGGTCAACAATGCGAGACCCttagaaaaaaaacaaacactaaCACAAAAAAGGACAAActattttttattcctttttttttcttttttcctttttttctttttttcttttttctttcttctttttcttctttttctttttttcttttttcttttttgctttttctttttttctttttttctttttttccttttcttttgtccttttttcctttccttACGCCTGGGGACTTCCTTCAACACACGGTAAAGCAAAAAATAAATGCAGATAAGACCAAATCACATTTCCTTACACCTGGGGACTTCCTTCAACACACGgcaaagcaaaaaataaatGCAGATAAGACCAAATTAGTTTCGCAGAACACGAGTCAGTTTCTGGTGCATACAAAATTGCAGACAGAGGTCGTAGTTGTCAACCGGGATTTGCAACGGCAAGGTTTCTAGATTAGGATCTCAGTTCGTGGGTATGCGATGCAGCAACGAACAGTAGTAGGTGATTGCAGGGATCGGCTTAGTGAACTTGGGTCAGCAACGACAGCGTCGCTCACTGGTCTGGATGGATGCAGGGGTCAGCTCGGTGAACTCGGATCAGCAACGACGGCGTCGCTCGCTAGTGTGATCGTGCGCTGCACAACTGGCTGCACAACCGATGGTTCTTGGTTCTGCGCACAGCGAGcaacttttttccttttttctaacCTAGGCTCTGCCACAAAGAAGGGAATGCTCTTTTGAAATAATTGTGTATTTTATTCATCTCTCAATGAGGGATTTATAAGATGTTACAATTCTAtcaataagaaaagaaataatttacataaaattatattaaactaaAAATCCCAAGATTACAGGAATATACACAAAAAGTCAACATGCTCTGATCAAGGGCATTCTCCTTCCCTCGTTTGCTAGTTGAATCAACACAAATTGCCTGCCAAAACTTGAGACCATAAACCCTCTTAAACATAACTAAAAATCAAACCAACAACAGTATCAATATGCATTCACAAATCAAATACTATAATCAACCGCACCTCCATCTCTGCTGCCAAAATCAACCTCTTGAGTCTTAATATTCCCAGGCCATTCCTTGACTTTATGATGCTTTCTGACTACCTTGGCATTGACATCCTTATGTAAGCAAACACATGTTGCCCTTAGATGATATAGTCCTGAAATTTAGttgaattaaataattaaaaactgattgattgattaattaaacacacagaaaataattgaagagaAACTTTTAGAGAGTCTGAATCTTGGCTATGGAATGAAAATGGTGCTATCATTTAGTTTATGGAGAGTTTTATATTACTTCTGACATCATCAATCTTGTGGATAACTTTTTaataagggtaaaagactgtttactaccctcatgtttcatggttttcaacatttagtacatcaagtttttttcgtctcagaatcatacctaaagtgtaaattttgggacagtctcatacacccgttagtcaaactgttaaatctgccgttaattgtgacgtggcgcccatgtggacaatgactgggtgccacgtgtcagccacattttttttcttttcttttttcttctttcttctttcttcttcttcttcatccgattgcaactttttttttcttcctccttctccttcttccttcttccttcttccttcttccttccccttcttctccttccttcttcttccttcttcctttcccttcttctccttccttcttccttcttccttctccttctccttcctccgaatctggggaagttttttttttttttttcttcttcctccttcttcctccttcctccttcttccttcttccttctccttcctccttcttccttcttccttcttcttcctccgaatctgcccaaattcggttttttttttctccttcttcctctttttttctcattcctcctccttccttcctcttcttcttcttcttcctccgaatctgcccagatttggcttctttttttcttcttttttcttttttcttcttcttcttcttcttccaccgactgcaactttttttccttctttcttcttcttcctcctccttcctccttcttcttccttcttcttctccttcttccttcctccttcttccttccccttcttctccttcttccttcttccttcttccttcttcttcatcttcctcaaaaaaaaaaaaaaccttcatcttccccagattcgaaggaagaagaaggaagaagaaggaagaaggaggaaggaggaagcaagaaggagaagaagaaggaagaaaaaaaaaaaaaaaccgaatctgggtagattcagaggaagaagaagaagaagaggaaagaagaagaaggaaggaggaggaagaaggaaaaaaaaaaaaaaaacttccccagattcggaggaaaaagaaggagaaggaagaagaaggaagaatgagaagaaggggaaggaagaaggaggaaggaagaaggagaaggaggaagaaaaaaaaagttgcagtcggaggaagaagaagaagaaagaagaaagaagaaagaagaacaaagaaaaaaaaacgtggctgacacgtggcgcccagtcattgtccacatgggcgacacgtcacaattaacggcatatttaatagtttgactaacggatgtatgagactgtcccaaaatttacactttaggtatgactctaagacgaaaaaaacttgatgtactaaatgttgaaaaccacgaaacatgaaggtagcaaacagtcttttacccttttaataatttaaacgAAAGTGTATTCAGTATCGGGAATTGAGTAAAGATAATATGTTCATTGAACCAAACATTACTAAAATGATACGTTCCTCACTTTGACTTGAGATCTCAAATGATGACTTGGTCATCTATCTTGATGCAAGGAATGTGAGCTATCGTCATCCACTCTTCTCCCGTCTTCTCCTGACACCTCTTCTCCAGGGaagaacaattttttatttccaaTAAAGAAAGAGATGCCGGAAGACCCTCTTTTGGCTGGAATTCGAGACTATCACAGTGGTGAATACGGAGTTCTCGAAGACAAGTGAGGTGTTGAAGTCCCTTTCCCTCCAAAGATTTTAGACTTTTCATTTTAGAGATTTGGAGACTTTTCATGTCCCTCGACCTGAAGccagggattatttctcccggcccaCATGCGAGCACCATAAACCTCGCTGTTGCGGAatagtgaccactagataagcacaaaaccattgaacatagtatttccaaacataggtacatatatctcaaaaacatcttcatagtataagGTCAtctatcatctatactataaagaagtggGTAAACACATGTTCTAAATagtatatcgtcatccatcaaatACCCTACAAGAACATGGGTTCGATAGAaaaatatggtattccaaaatattagcagtaagcataatatctcataaaacgtaatcattaaatcgtgctttttatgtatgcatttttactattaaaacatgcattttagaaggggtccactcacagatactccgtcaAAGATGAGCCGTACGAAATAGGAATGACGGAATCGCCACTattaattgcacctaagcacataaagggtacaattaacaaaattatactcaaacgattgaatttgagaAAATAGATATCATAAACGGGTCCAtgacgtcgaaattagcctatgaAGGGTCCCGGACGAAACCTAAAAAAGTCAACCCGAAAAATTAACTTTGATGGTCAAAGTCAAAGTAATCGGTCAACATTAACCTGGTCAATGGTCAGACCGGGTTTGAGTCAACAGGTCAAACCGGGTCACGGGCCAGATCAAGGGTTTTGGTTGGGCTTAAAGGGTTTGGGTCCGATGGGTTTTAGGGTTAGTGGACCGGATCCATGGCCCAAAGGCCTGTATCCAATAGGGTTTTGGGTCTGGCTTTGACAGGCTGGGCTCAAGTTCTACGAGCCAAAGGCCCAAGTTCCATGCGACCCAAAGGCCTTAGGTCTTAGGGTTTTAAAAGGGTTTCACCGGGTTGGGCTTAGAAGCAATGGCCCGAAGGCCCCATATCTACACGGCCCTAAGGACCGGTTTTaggaaataaatataaaaaaaaggttggGCTTAAGGGTCACGAAGGCCTAGTCTATTTGATTTGGCTTGAAGGCCCTTTCTTTGTCGAGGAAGAAGGCCGGAGCCTTCCAAGCTCCGGTTAACGTCATTTCACCGATCTACCCTCTGATCTACTTACGAACATGAAGATACAAGAACGGGGAAGATGGACGGGGTGGCCGGGATCTCGTGCAAAAGGCACGGGGCTCGTCAGAGAGATTTGGGTGCCTTTAGGTGTCTCGGAGCTTGCAGAGACGAGGGGGAGTGAGAAAGAGTACACGGAGATGGTAGTGGCGGTGCGTCGACGTCAAGGTGGAGGTGTAGGTGTGCGTGGGTGTGATCGGGAAATGAGGTGAGAAGGGGAGTTtcgagagagagtgagagttaaGAGCTGAGAGTGAGAGATCCGAGAGAGACTtggggaaaaaaaaaggtaaggTGAGTTCGTGGCCCGCCACGTGGCAGCGTGGGGGAGAAAGAAAATCTAGATAAAGGGTCCAAATTCAATTAGGATAAGGGACCTTATTGCACATTTCAATAACTTTTAGGGGAAATGTGGGATTACAAAGAAATTTTGGGGAGGGGTTTTACAAATCTTCCTTTCATATATGACAAATGCCGAACTCGTTTAGGATCATGTGGCTCTCCTTCATCCAACCTAAAACAAAATTCTCCAGACACAAACATAGCCAAGTTattaatgagatcatgcatTGTGAAACTTGATTTCCCAATTAATGATCTTTGAAGTAGTGATCGTGACAATAGTTCATCAAAGTATCTCTTGCCGACCTCTTCCAATCCTTTACCACTCTCAGCTTGTGGAATTAAACCCAGTGCCATCCAAAGTTGaattatattttccttttcaaaTTCATAGTCCTTTGGGAAAATTGAGAAATAAGCAAAGCATTGTTTCAAATAAGTAGGGAGATAAAGGTAACTCATTCTTAATGATGGAAGAACACGTTTATCATGCAATATCTCCCAAAGATTGTTGTTCAATATGTGACTCCATTCCTTGTAATCCACATTACAACCTAAGAGACCCCGAAGTGCTTTTGCAGCTAAAGGAAGACCATTGCACTTGCGTGCAATTTGCTTACCAATTTCTTCCAAGTCTGGATACGCACTAGGATTTTCATTTCTAAATGCATGTTTTGCAATTAACAACCAACAATCTTCATCTGACAAATGTTTCAAGTAGTGAATAGGCGCGGTGTGCACTAGGGATGCAACACTTTTGTTTCTTATTGTTACAATGACCTTACTTCCCCTCACCCCATAAGTAAAAGGATCCCGTACAAGATCCCAATCAATATAGTTGTCATTCTAAAGGTCGTCAACCACAAATAGGAACTTTTCCCCCTCGCTTGTTCCCTTAGTTCAACTTGAACAAGATATCTTGAAGACTGCAAGGTTTTGAGCTAATTGATTCAATAAGGGTTTTAGTTACCCTCATAGCATCAAAATCTTCGGAAACACATGCCCAAGCAGTAACATCAAAAtgctcttttattttttcatcatTGTAAAGGACCTGAGCAAGGGTTGTATTACTAATCCCCCGCCCATTCC
This region of Malus domestica chromosome 07, GDT2T_hap1 genomic DNA includes:
- the LOC103418550 gene encoding uncharacterized protein isoform X1: MFKNTFQSSFLSILYSLGSKPLQIWDKEVVDGDIKRPQDEDIQSNVLEIVGSNIQSTCITCPTDPSATLSIKLPFLVMIVKNLKKYCTFEIQILDDKNVRRRFRASNFQVCKFARVY